A section of the Oncorhynchus gorbuscha isolate QuinsamMale2020 ecotype Even-year linkage group LG04, OgorEven_v1.0, whole genome shotgun sequence genome encodes:
- the LOC124034266 gene encoding uncharacterized protein LOC124034266, translated as MRDVLLSELHSPHQRLQVGSASFHQNAIHFLCAEPRWACQVWGSFSTESSDLRLSLVSWAAERRRWSGTSMQQVLQTALQANLKEALLDQSVEYSRTYLTTLIAVMTPGADHTLSQKPSLSPPPWRVQSCWSVWSCCWGPWRATEGGPEFLSQALCAASLLLSQSLQTSLFPRWCSLLEVHRVPEAPEALRRSCAGALCLAGAPLLSMALRDHTPLPVFSTRLINTGLYLLQDESQQVRIKAAGFASTLCQARRGGGERSMYLMQVNQALPFLLELLLEECWDSPGALEVLLCHMPQSDLSSVLREARDTGCASLYEQDEANVFAEPSVMSACLLPYLLQLAEKYPASSVVGERLGVWARENVTDLLENLRVCKDLQPGDTLDPSWLALLMDSSFHGTLCGLWARAAFLLRLLEMSDDLRPLCDPESLRKNIQEVHCVLRQNGVQMPAAFTAALTGDLP; from the exons ATGAGGGATGTACTCCTGTCAGAGCTCCACTCACCACACCAAAGGCTCCAG GTTGGGTCCGCCTCCTTCCATCAGAACGCTATCCACTTCCTCTGTGCAGAGCCCCGGTGGGCTTGCCAGGTGTGGGGGAGTTTCTCCACAGAGAGCTCTGACCTGAGGCTGTCATTGGTCAGTTGGGCGGCTGAAAGGCGGCGATGGAGTGGGACCAGCATGCAACAGGTGCTGCAGACGGCACTGCAG GCCAACCTGAAGGAGGCGTTGTTGGATCAGAGTGTGGAGTACAGCAGGACATATCTGACAACTCTAATTGCCGTGATGACTCCTGGGGCTGACCATACTCTATCCCAGAAGCCttccctttctccccccccctGGAGGGTCCAGTcctgctggagtgtgtggagCTGCTGCTGGGGGCCCTGGAGGGCCACAGAGGGGGGGCCAGAGTTTCTATCCCAGGCCCTGTGTGCTGCCAGCCTGCTGCTCTCCCAAAG tctTCAGACATCTCTGTTCCCTCGGTGGTGCAGTCTGTTGGAGGTCCACCGGGTGCCAGAGGCCCCTGAGGCTCTCAGGAGATCCTGTGCTGGGGCCCTGTGTCTGGCTGGGGCCCCCTTACTGAGCATGGCCCTGAGGGACCacactcctctccctgtcttcagcACCAG GTTGATCAACACAGGGCTTTACCTGCTGCAGGACGAGAGCCAGCAGGTGAGGATAAAAGCGGCAGGTTTTGCCTCCACACTCTGCCAagccaggagaggaggaggggagaggagcatgTACCTGATGCAGGTCAACCAGGCTCTGCCCTTCCTGCTGGAGCTGCTGCTGGAGGAATGCTGGGATAGTCCTGGTGCCCTGGAGGTGTTGCTGTGTCACATGCCCCAGTCTGACCTGAGCTCAGTCCTGAGGGAGGCCAGGGACACTGG GTGTGCCAGTCTCTATGAGCAGGATGAGGCCAACGTATTTGCAGAACCGTCTGtgatgtcagcatgtctgcttCCATACCTGCTTCAGCTCGCTGAAAAGTACCCAGCATCCTCAGTGGTGGGAGAACGCCTGGGTGTATGGGCCAGGGAGAATGTTACAGACCTGCTGGAGAACCTCCGGGTCTGTAAAGACCTCCAGCCAG gtgacaccctggacccgtCCTGGTTGGCCCTTCTCATGGATTCTAGTTTCCATGGCACCCTGTGTGGTCTGTGGGCCAGGGCAGCATTCCTCCTGCGGCTACTAGAAATGTCTGATGACCTCCGGCCCCTCTGTGATCCCGAGAGTTTACGTAAGAACATCCAGGAAGTTCACTGTGTGCTCCGCCAGAACGGTGTCCAGATGCCCGCTGCCTTTACTGCAGCACTGACTGGAGACCTGCCTTGA
- the LOC124034263 gene encoding phosphoinositide-3-kinase-interacting protein 1-like — protein MFFLLHFVLLSIALADRTPNAEDCIKSNGVEYRGEQQNSYTGLTCLNWTNTTRDYDVMAYRDSQMGIGEHNYCRNPDSSEKPWCYVTGPDAEAQRQSCDIDTCKDEAPTEAEAGPLTTAQTEIFEPAKSGLAQGGGTAVQPVMGIIQRVRTGPKKKKDLGTLGYVVGILMMSIIILLGVGITFGYFYKRGRDLKQQHDQRVYEREMQRITLPLSAFSNPTCELLDENTIVITAEKQTPTQDGMVGEGGDPLMGHQAGTPGA, from the exons ATGTTTTTCTTGCTGCACTTTGTTTTGCTAAGCATTGCTTTAGCGGACAGAACACCCAATGCTGAAG ACTGCATCAAATCCAACGGCGTAGAGTACAGAGGGGAGCAACAGAACTCCTACACAGGACTAACCTGTCTGAACTGGACCAACACAACCCGGGACTATGATGTTATGGCGTATAGAGATTCACAAATGG GTATTGGGGAACATAACTACTGCCGTAACCCAGACTCATCTGAGAAGCCCTGGTGCTACGTGACTGGCCCAGATGCTGAGGCACAGAGACAGTCATGTGACATTGACACATGCAAAG ACGAAGCCCCTACAGAGGCAGAAGCAGGCCCCCTCACCACAGCACAGACAGAGATCTTTGAGCCGGCCAAGTCTGGGCTTGCCCAGGGAGGGGGTACTGCGGTCCAGCCAGTCATGGGCATCATCCAGAGGGTACGCACAGGACCCAAGAAGAAGAAGGACCTGGGCACTCTTG GCTATGTGGTTGGCATCCTCATGATGTCCATTATCATCCTCCTCGGGGTGGGCATCACCTTCGGATACTTCTACAAGAG AGGTCGGGACCTgaagcagcagcatgaccagcgTGTGTATGAGCGGGAGATGCAGAGGATCACCCTGCCCCTGTCGGCCTTCTCCAACCCAACCTGTGAGTTGCTGGATGAAAACACCATCGTCATCACGGCCGAGAAGCAGACCCCCACCCAGGATGGTATGGTAGGGGAGGGGGGAGACCCCCTGATGGGCCATCAGGCTGGTACACCAGGAGCCTGA